In Symphalangus syndactylus isolate Jambi chromosome 6, NHGRI_mSymSyn1-v2.1_pri, whole genome shotgun sequence, a genomic segment contains:
- the PMPCB gene encoding mitochondrial-processing peptidase subunit beta isoform X3, protein MAFKGTKKRSQLDLELEIENMGAHLNAYTSREQTVYYAKAFSKDLPRAVEILADIIQNSTLGEAEIERERGVILREMQEVETNLQEVVFDYLHATAYQNTALGRTILGPTENIKSISRKDLVDYITTHYKGPRIVLAAAGGVSHDELLDLAKFHFGDSLCTHKGEIPALPPCKFTGSEIRVRDDKMPLAHLAIAVEAVGWAHPDTICLMVANTLIGNWDRSFGGGMNLSSKLAQLTCHGSLCHSFQSFNTSYTDTGLWGLYVVCEPSTVADMLHVVQKEWMRLCTSVTESEVARARNLLKTNMLLQLDGSTPICEDIGRQMLCYNRRIPIPELEARIDAVNAETIREVCTKYIYNRSPAIAAVGPIEQLPDFKQICSNMCWLHD, encoded by the exons ATGGCTTTCAAG GGCACCAAGAAGAGATCCCAGTTAGATCTGGAACTTGAGATTGAAAATATGGGTGCTCATCTCAATGCCTATACCTCCAGAGAGCAGACTGTATACTATGCCAAAGCATTCTCTAAAGACTTGCCAAGag ctGTAGAAATTCTTGCTGATATAATACAAAACAGCACATTGGGAGAAGCAGAGATTGAACGTGAGCGTGGAGTAATCCTTAGAGAGATGCAGGAAGTTGAAACCAATTTACAAGAAGTTGTTTTTGATTATCTTCATGCCACAGCTTATCAAAATACTGCACTTGGACGGACAATTTTGGGACCAACTGAAAATATCAA ATCTATAAGTCGTAAGGACTTAGTGGATTATATAACTACACATTATAAGGGGCCAAGAATAGTGCTTGCTGCTGCTGGAG gTGTTTCCCATGATGAATTGCTTGACTTAGCAAAGTTTCATTTCGGTGACTCTTTATGCACACACAAAGGAGAAAtaccagctctgcctccctgcaaATTCACAGGAAGTGAG ATTCGTGTGAGGGATGACAAGATGCCTTTGGCGCACCTTGCAATAGCTGTTGAAGCTGTTGGTTGGGCACATCCAGATACAATCTGTCTCATGGTTGCAAACACACTGATTGGCAACTGGGATCGCTCTTTTGGGGGAGGAATG aaTTTATCTAGCAAGCTGGCCCAGCTCACTTGTCATGGCAGTCTTTGCCatagctttcagtctttcaacaCTTCCTACACAGATACAGGATTATGGGGACTCTATGTGGTTTGTGAACCATCCACTGTTGCAGACATGCTACATGTTGTTCAAAAAGAATG GATGCGACTCTGTACAAGTGTCACTGAAAGTGAGGTCGCACGAGCCAGAAATCTTCTGAAAACAAACATGTTGTTGCAGCTTGAtg gTTCAACTCCAATTTGTGAAGATATTGGTAGGCAAATGTTATGCTATAATAGAAGGATTCCCATCCCTGAGCTTGAAGCAAGAATTGAT GCTGTGAATGCTGAGACAATTCGAGAAGTATGTACCAAATACATTTATAATAGGAGTCCAGCTATTGCTGCTGTTG GTCCCATTGAGCAACTACCAGATTTTAAACAGATTTGCAGTAACATGTGTTGGCTTCATGATTAA
- the PMPCB gene encoding mitochondrial-processing peptidase subunit beta isoform X2, whose protein sequence is MAAAAARVVLLPAARRRLWGFSESLLIRGAAGRSLYFGENRLRSTQAATQVVLNVPETRVTCLESGLRVASEDSGLSTCTVGLWIDAGSRYENEKNNGTAHFLEHMAFKGTKKRSQLDLELEIENMGAHLNAYTSREQTVYYAKAFSKDLPRAVEILADIIQNSTLGEAEIERERGVILREMQEVETNLQEVVFDYLHATAYQNTALGRTILGPTENIKSISRKDLVDYITTHYKGPRIVLAAAGGVSHDELLDLAKFHFGDSLCTHKGEIPALPPCKFTGSEIRVRDDKMPLAHLAIAVEAVGWAHPDTICLMVANTLIGNWDRSFGGGMNLSSKLAQLTCHGSLCHSFQSFNTSYTDTGLWGLYVVCEPSTVADMLHVVQKEWMRLCTSVTESEVARARNLLKTNMLLQLDGSTPICEDIGRQMLCYNRRIPIPELEARIDAVNAETIREVCTKYIYNRSPAIAAVGPIEQLPDFKQICSNMCWLHD, encoded by the exons TCATTATATTTTGGAGAGAACAGATTAAGAAGTACACAGGCTGCTACTCAAGTTGTTCTGAATGTTCCTGAAACAAGAGTAACATGTTTAGAAAGCGGACTCAGAGTGGCTTCGGAAGACTCTGGGCTCTCAACATGCACG GTTGGACTCTGGATTGATGCTGGAAGTAGATATGAAAATGAGAAGAACAATGGAACAGCACACTTTCTGGAGCATATGGCTTTCAAG GGCACCAAGAAGAGATCCCAGTTAGATCTGGAACTTGAGATTGAAAATATGGGTGCTCATCTCAATGCCTATACCTCCAGAGAGCAGACTGTATACTATGCCAAAGCATTCTCTAAAGACTTGCCAAGag ctGTAGAAATTCTTGCTGATATAATACAAAACAGCACATTGGGAGAAGCAGAGATTGAACGTGAGCGTGGAGTAATCCTTAGAGAGATGCAGGAAGTTGAAACCAATTTACAAGAAGTTGTTTTTGATTATCTTCATGCCACAGCTTATCAAAATACTGCACTTGGACGGACAATTTTGGGACCAACTGAAAATATCAA ATCTATAAGTCGTAAGGACTTAGTGGATTATATAACTACACATTATAAGGGGCCAAGAATAGTGCTTGCTGCTGCTGGAG gTGTTTCCCATGATGAATTGCTTGACTTAGCAAAGTTTCATTTCGGTGACTCTTTATGCACACACAAAGGAGAAAtaccagctctgcctccctgcaaATTCACAGGAAGTGAG ATTCGTGTGAGGGATGACAAGATGCCTTTGGCGCACCTTGCAATAGCTGTTGAAGCTGTTGGTTGGGCACATCCAGATACAATCTGTCTCATGGTTGCAAACACACTGATTGGCAACTGGGATCGCTCTTTTGGGGGAGGAATG aaTTTATCTAGCAAGCTGGCCCAGCTCACTTGTCATGGCAGTCTTTGCCatagctttcagtctttcaacaCTTCCTACACAGATACAGGATTATGGGGACTCTATGTGGTTTGTGAACCATCCACTGTTGCAGACATGCTACATGTTGTTCAAAAAGAATG GATGCGACTCTGTACAAGTGTCACTGAAAGTGAGGTCGCACGAGCCAGAAATCTTCTGAAAACAAACATGTTGTTGCAGCTTGAtg gTTCAACTCCAATTTGTGAAGATATTGGTAGGCAAATGTTATGCTATAATAGAAGGATTCCCATCCCTGAGCTTGAAGCAAGAATTGAT GCTGTGAATGCTGAGACAATTCGAGAAGTATGTACCAAATACATTTATAATAGGAGTCCAGCTATTGCTGCTGTTG GTCCCATTGAGCAACTACCAGATTTTAAACAGATTTGCAGTAACATGTGTTGGCTTCATGATTAA
- the PMPCB gene encoding mitochondrial-processing peptidase subunit beta isoform X1 — translation MAAAAARVVLLPAARRRLWGFSESLLIRGAAGRSLYFGENRLRSTQAATQVVLNVPETRVTCLESGLRVASEDSGLSTCTVGLWIDAGSRYENEKNNGTAHFLEHMAFKGTKKRSQLDLELEIENMGAHLNAYTSREQTVYYAKAFSKDLPRAVEILADIIQNSTLGEAEIERERGVILREMQEVETNLQEVVFDYLHATAYQNTALGRTILGPTENIKSISRKDLVDYITTHYKGPRIVLAAAGGVSHDELLDLAKFHFGDSLCTHKGEIPALPPCKFTGSEIRVRDDKMPLAHLAIAVEAVGWAHPDTICLMVANTLIGNWDRSFGGGMNLSSKLAQLTCHGSLCHSFQSFNTSYTDTGLWGLYVVCEPSTVADMLHVVQKEWMRLCTSVTESEVARARNLLKTNMLLQLDGSTPICEDIGRQMLCYNRRIPIPELEARIDAVNAETIREVCTKYIYNRSPAIAAVGKPGFFSSMQKVGQVLLINCLLFNP, via the exons TCATTATATTTTGGAGAGAACAGATTAAGAAGTACACAGGCTGCTACTCAAGTTGTTCTGAATGTTCCTGAAACAAGAGTAACATGTTTAGAAAGCGGACTCAGAGTGGCTTCGGAAGACTCTGGGCTCTCAACATGCACG GTTGGACTCTGGATTGATGCTGGAAGTAGATATGAAAATGAGAAGAACAATGGAACAGCACACTTTCTGGAGCATATGGCTTTCAAG GGCACCAAGAAGAGATCCCAGTTAGATCTGGAACTTGAGATTGAAAATATGGGTGCTCATCTCAATGCCTATACCTCCAGAGAGCAGACTGTATACTATGCCAAAGCATTCTCTAAAGACTTGCCAAGag ctGTAGAAATTCTTGCTGATATAATACAAAACAGCACATTGGGAGAAGCAGAGATTGAACGTGAGCGTGGAGTAATCCTTAGAGAGATGCAGGAAGTTGAAACCAATTTACAAGAAGTTGTTTTTGATTATCTTCATGCCACAGCTTATCAAAATACTGCACTTGGACGGACAATTTTGGGACCAACTGAAAATATCAA ATCTATAAGTCGTAAGGACTTAGTGGATTATATAACTACACATTATAAGGGGCCAAGAATAGTGCTTGCTGCTGCTGGAG gTGTTTCCCATGATGAATTGCTTGACTTAGCAAAGTTTCATTTCGGTGACTCTTTATGCACACACAAAGGAGAAAtaccagctctgcctccctgcaaATTCACAGGAAGTGAG ATTCGTGTGAGGGATGACAAGATGCCTTTGGCGCACCTTGCAATAGCTGTTGAAGCTGTTGGTTGGGCACATCCAGATACAATCTGTCTCATGGTTGCAAACACACTGATTGGCAACTGGGATCGCTCTTTTGGGGGAGGAATG aaTTTATCTAGCAAGCTGGCCCAGCTCACTTGTCATGGCAGTCTTTGCCatagctttcagtctttcaacaCTTCCTACACAGATACAGGATTATGGGGACTCTATGTGGTTTGTGAACCATCCACTGTTGCAGACATGCTACATGTTGTTCAAAAAGAATG GATGCGACTCTGTACAAGTGTCACTGAAAGTGAGGTCGCACGAGCCAGAAATCTTCTGAAAACAAACATGTTGTTGCAGCTTGAtg gTTCAACTCCAATTTGTGAAGATATTGGTAGGCAAATGTTATGCTATAATAGAAGGATTCCCATCCCTGAGCTTGAAGCAAGAATTGAT GCTGTGAATGCTGAGACAATTCGAGAAGTATGTACCAAATACATTTATAATAGGAGTCCAGCTATTGCTGCTGTTGGTAAGCCTGGCTTCTTTTCTTCTATGCAAAAAGTTGGCCAAGTACTTTTAATTAACTGTCTTCTTTTTAATCCTTAG